Proteins encoded in a region of the Saccharothrix ecbatanensis genome:
- a CDS encoding cobalt-precorrin-6A reductase, which translates to MKTVLILGGTGEARALAAALTDVRAISSLAGRVADPKLPEGEVRIGGFGGVEGLIAYLEAEHVDAVVDATHPFADRITANALAATTATGTPFLVLRRPGWPPEDDWQYVDSVAEAAALVAGRRAFITTGRQELAGFTSGVARTVDPPDPPNPNLQLILDRGPYTVDGEVDLMREHRIEVLVTKDSGGPMTAAKLTAARHLGIPVVVVRRPPPPRAPIVETVAEAVDWLTRGSGAG; encoded by the coding sequence GTGAAAACCGTGCTGATACTGGGTGGCACCGGGGAGGCCCGTGCGCTCGCCGCCGCGCTCACCGACGTGAGGGCGATCTCGTCCCTGGCCGGTCGGGTGGCCGACCCGAAGCTGCCGGAAGGCGAGGTCCGCATCGGCGGCTTCGGCGGTGTCGAAGGGCTGATCGCCTACCTCGAAGCCGAACACGTCGACGCCGTCGTGGACGCCACGCACCCGTTCGCCGACCGCATCACCGCGAACGCCCTGGCCGCCACCACCGCGACCGGCACGCCGTTCCTCGTCCTGCGCCGCCCCGGCTGGCCGCCCGAGGACGACTGGCAGTACGTGGACAGCGTCGCCGAGGCCGCCGCGCTCGTCGCCGGCCGCCGGGCGTTCATCACCACCGGACGCCAGGAGCTGGCCGGGTTCACTAGCGGCGTGGCGCGGACCGTCGATCCGCCCGACCCGCCGAACCCGAACCTCCAGCTGATCCTGGACCGAGGACCGTACACAGTGGACGGCGAGGTGGACCTCATGCGCGAGCACCGCATCGAGGTCCTGGTCACCAAGGACAGCGGCGGCCCGATGACGGCGGCCAAGCTGACCGCCGCCCGTCACCTCGGCATCCCGGTGGTCGTCGTGCGCCGACCGCCGCCACCGCGAGCGCCGATCGTGGAGACGGTCGCGGAAGCGGTCGACTGGCTCACCCGGGGTAGCGGCGCGGGGTGA
- the cbiE gene encoding precorrin-6y C5,15-methyltransferase (decarboxylating) subunit CbiE, producing MVTVIGIGADGWEGLPHASRHEIASCEVLMGSARQLDLVPGAFERVPWPSPLVPALPGLLERYEGRRVGVLASGDPMFHGIGTTLVRLLGASRVRVVPHPSSVSLACARLGWALDDVDVVSLVGKPAALLVPHLHPGRRVLVLGGNPREVAALAPDARLTVLEQLGGPGERVHHSLDDADPLHVLAVECGADGASLTPGRPDDLYEHDGQLTKREVRAVTLSLLAPRPGELLWDVGAGAGSIAVEWCRTHPSCRAIAVEQHPERAARITRNATTLGVPGISVVVGASPGVLDLEVLDLEAPDAVFIGGGLTAEGVVERCWDALKPGGRLVANAVTLESEAVLTRWHARLGGDLTRIEVSRATAIGGFTGWRPQMPVTIWAVIKENV from the coding sequence GTGGTCACCGTGATCGGGATCGGGGCCGATGGCTGGGAAGGCCTGCCGCACGCGTCACGTCACGAGATCGCGTCGTGCGAAGTGTTGATGGGCAGCGCACGGCAACTGGACTTGGTCCCTGGTGCGTTCGAACGCGTGCCGTGGCCGTCACCGCTGGTACCGGCGTTGCCCGGACTGCTGGAGCGGTACGAGGGCCGGCGGGTGGGAGTGCTGGCCAGCGGTGATCCGATGTTCCACGGCATCGGCACGACCCTGGTCCGGCTGCTGGGCGCCTCGCGGGTCCGCGTCGTGCCGCACCCGTCGTCGGTGTCGCTCGCGTGTGCCCGGCTGGGCTGGGCGTTGGACGACGTGGACGTGGTCAGCCTGGTCGGGAAGCCCGCCGCGCTGCTCGTTCCGCACCTGCACCCCGGACGGCGTGTGCTGGTGCTGGGCGGCAACCCGCGTGAAGTGGCGGCTCTCGCGCCGGACGCCCGGCTGACCGTGCTGGAGCAGTTGGGCGGGCCTGGGGAGCGGGTGCACCACTCGCTGGACGACGCCGACCCGCTGCACGTGCTGGCGGTCGAGTGCGGCGCGGACGGTGCTTCGCTGACGCCAGGGAGGCCGGACGACCTGTACGAGCACGACGGGCAGTTGACCAAGCGGGAGGTGCGGGCGGTGACGTTGTCGCTGCTCGCGCCCCGTCCCGGTGAGCTGCTGTGGGACGTCGGCGCGGGTGCGGGGAGCATCGCGGTCGAGTGGTGCCGGACGCATCCGAGCTGCCGGGCCATCGCGGTCGAGCAGCATCCGGAGCGTGCCGCGCGCATCACCCGCAACGCGACGACGTTGGGTGTGCCGGGCATCTCGGTCGTGGTCGGAGCCTCGCCCGGGGTGTTGGATCTTGAAGTGTTGGACCTTGAAGCGCCCGACGCGGTGTTCATAGGTGGCGGGCTCACCGCCGAAGGTGTGGTCGAGCGCTGCTGGGACGCCTTGAAACCCGGCGGGCGGCTCGTGGCCAACGCGGTCACGCTGGAGTCGGAGGCCGTGCTGACGCGGTGGCACGCCCGGCTCGGCGGTGACCTGACCAGGATCGAGGTCAGCCGGGCGACCGCGATCGGCGGCTTCACCGGCTGGCGTCCGCAGATGCCCGTGACCATCTGGGCCGTGATTAAGGAGAACGTGTGA
- a CDS encoding cobalt-precorrin-5B (C(1))-methyltransferase gives MSTNLRFGWTTGACATAATTAAYTALLTGEFPDPVRIVLPKGQTPSFALARESLAPDESGAERAFAAIVKDAGDDPDVTHLALVGSTVRRGAPGSGVVFEAGPGVGTVTKPGLPLPVGEPAINPVPRQMMREHIARVAAEHGGSGDVVVSISVEHGEELARKTWNPRLGILGGLSILGTTGIVVPYSCSAWIDSIRRGIDVARAQGYRHVAGCTGSTSEKVAAEVHGLPEDALLDMGDFAGAVLKYLRRHPVPRLTIAGGIGKLSKLADGHLDLHSGRSQVNLDFLASLVDDPALAKAVTEANTALGALQVCQAAGVPLGDLVAERAKATADDVLRGEPITVDIIVIDRAGSIVGRA, from the coding sequence GTGAGCACGAACCTGCGCTTCGGCTGGACCACCGGCGCCTGCGCCACCGCCGCCACCACGGCGGCGTACACGGCGCTGCTCACCGGCGAGTTCCCCGACCCGGTGCGGATCGTGCTGCCGAAGGGCCAGACGCCGTCGTTCGCGCTGGCCCGCGAGTCGCTCGCCCCGGACGAGTCGGGCGCCGAACGGGCGTTCGCCGCGATCGTGAAGGACGCGGGCGACGACCCGGACGTCACGCACCTCGCGCTGGTCGGCTCCACGGTCCGGCGCGGCGCGCCAGGCAGCGGGGTGGTGTTCGAGGCCGGTCCCGGGGTCGGCACGGTGACCAAGCCCGGCCTGCCGCTGCCGGTCGGCGAGCCCGCGATCAACCCCGTGCCGCGGCAGATGATGCGTGAGCACATCGCGCGGGTGGCGGCTGAGCACGGCGGCAGCGGTGACGTCGTCGTGTCCATCTCGGTCGAGCACGGCGAGGAGTTGGCGCGCAAGACGTGGAACCCGCGGTTGGGCATCCTGGGCGGGCTGTCGATCCTGGGCACGACGGGGATCGTGGTGCCGTACTCGTGCTCGGCGTGGATCGACAGCATCCGGCGCGGGATCGACGTGGCGCGGGCGCAGGGGTACCGGCACGTGGCCGGGTGCACCGGCAGCACGTCGGAGAAGGTCGCGGCGGAGGTGCACGGACTGCCCGAGGACGCGTTGCTGGACATGGGCGACTTCGCCGGGGCCGTGCTGAAGTACCTGCGCCGCCACCCCGTGCCCCGGCTGACGATCGCGGGCGGGATCGGGAAGCTGTCCAAGCTGGCCGACGGTCACCTGGACCTGCACTCCGGCCGTTCGCAGGTCAACCTGGACTTCCTCGCCTCGCTGGTGGACGACCCGGCGTTGGCCAAGGCCGTGACCGAGGCGAACACCGCGCTCGGCGCGTTGCAGGTGTGCCAGGCCGCCGGCGTGCCGCTGGGCGACCTGGTGGCGGAACGCGCCAAGGCCACGGCGGACGACGTGCTGCGCGGCGAACCGATCACCGTGGACATCATCGTGATCGACCGCGCCGGCTCCATCGTCGGCCGTGCTTGA
- a CDS encoding aminotransferase class V-fold PLP-dependent enzyme — MRVPASYLIQFHEPGGYLDFARFGPPSFAVVDISTRLLEASAAAGPATVDDLMRQEARAKAAVARLCRTSADHVTLLPNTSTGLFQVALGLSGEVLVSAGEFPANTYPWARSPGVDVSWLPPGPVTADVVRAALTPDTVALTVSAVDFRTGYRADLAALREVVGDRLLIVDGIQGFGVVDEPWEAADVLVVGGQKWLRAGWSTGFMTLSDRALDRLDPVLSGWTGAVDRGLFDDAVHAVAEGAVGWSITNLSPIASGALAAALELVELAGVGNINARIGARLDELADVVHAAGGEVVSAVDRRAGILAFTLPDRQPSAIGASLAEAGVTATVRPEHVRLSPHASTTPETVARFAAALRDKTPDVRPVTSEVSETLPGDVNGLRRLLVERAVTSVGVPVELMKKSHKTRVVRLLDDAGLFRVRDSVDYLAGVLGVTRFTIYNYLNETRG; from the coding sequence ATGCGCGTTCCGGCGTCGTACCTGATCCAGTTCCACGAGCCGGGCGGCTACCTGGACTTCGCCCGGTTCGGGCCGCCGTCGTTCGCGGTGGTGGACATTTCGACCCGGCTGTTGGAGGCGTCGGCGGCGGCCGGTCCGGCGACGGTGGACGACCTGATGCGGCAGGAGGCGCGGGCCAAGGCGGCGGTCGCGCGGCTGTGCCGGACGAGCGCCGATCACGTGACGTTGCTGCCGAACACCAGCACCGGCTTGTTCCAGGTCGCGCTGGGTCTGAGCGGTGAGGTGCTGGTGTCGGCGGGGGAGTTCCCGGCGAACACCTACCCGTGGGCGCGGTCGCCGGGTGTCGACGTGTCGTGGCTGCCGCCCGGTCCGGTGACGGCCGACGTGGTGCGCGCGGCGTTGACGCCTGACACGGTCGCGCTCACGGTGAGCGCGGTGGACTTCCGCACCGGGTACCGGGCGGACCTGGCGGCGTTGCGCGAGGTGGTCGGCGACCGGCTGCTGATCGTGGACGGCATCCAGGGCTTCGGGGTGGTGGACGAGCCGTGGGAGGCGGCCGACGTGCTCGTGGTCGGCGGCCAGAAGTGGCTGCGGGCGGGCTGGTCGACCGGGTTCATGACCCTGTCGGACCGGGCGCTGGACCGGCTGGACCCGGTGCTGTCGGGCTGGACCGGCGCAGTCGACCGCGGCCTGTTCGACGATGCCGTGCACGCGGTGGCGGAGGGCGCGGTGGGCTGGTCGATCACCAACCTGAGCCCGATCGCGTCGGGCGCGTTGGCGGCGGCGTTGGAGCTGGTCGAACTGGCCGGGGTGGGGAACATCAACGCCCGGATCGGCGCACGACTGGACGAGTTGGCCGACGTCGTCCACGCGGCGGGCGGTGAGGTGGTCTCGGCGGTGGATCGCCGCGCGGGCATCCTGGCGTTCACCCTGCCGGACCGTCAGCCGTCGGCGATCGGCGCGTCGCTGGCGGAGGCGGGCGTGACGGCGACCGTGCGGCCCGAACACGTCCGCCTGTCACCGCACGCCTCCACCACGCCGGAGACCGTCGCCCGCTTCGCCGCCGCGTTGCGGGACAAGACCCCGGACGTCCGACCGGTGACGTCCGAGGTCTCCGAAACCCTGCCCGGTGACGTCAACGGCCTCCGACGTCTCCTGGTCGAACGCGCCGTGACATCCGTAGGAGTGCCGGTGGAACTGATGAAGAAGTCCCACAAGACCCGCGTGGTGCGGCTCCTGGACGACGCCGGCCTGTTCCGCGTCCGGGATTCCGTCGACTACCTGGCGGGCGTGCTCGGCGTGACCAGGTTCACGATCTACAACTACCTCAACGAGACCAGGGGCTGA
- a CDS encoding enoyl-CoA hydratase/isomerase family protein: MTLSLDTAGPVATLTIDRPAKRNAMSFEMWSALPGLLARVQDDDAVRVLVIRGGENFSAGADISEFATLRKGADGAARYGKAVHNGERAIATLGKPTIAAITGFCIGGGCEIALACDMRLAAADARFGITPAKLGIVYTFTSTKQLVDVVGPAWAKQILFSGEIVDAATALRVGLVNEVHPADALEGRVKQLADTIAARAQVSVRGAKQIVNRITGGQHDEDDAARALCIDAAHSPEYAEGVSAFLEKREPRF, from the coding sequence ATGACGCTGAGCCTCGACACCGCGGGACCGGTGGCGACGTTGACCATTGATCGCCCGGCCAAGCGCAACGCCATGAGCTTCGAGATGTGGTCCGCGCTGCCGGGGCTGCTGGCCCGGGTGCAGGACGACGACGCGGTGCGCGTGCTGGTCATCCGGGGTGGTGAGAACTTCTCGGCGGGCGCGGACATCAGCGAGTTCGCGACCCTCCGCAAGGGCGCGGACGGCGCGGCCCGGTACGGCAAGGCCGTGCACAACGGCGAGCGCGCCATCGCCACCCTCGGCAAGCCCACCATCGCCGCCATCACCGGGTTCTGCATCGGCGGCGGCTGTGAGATCGCGCTGGCCTGCGACATGCGGTTGGCGGCGGCGGACGCCCGGTTCGGCATCACGCCCGCCAAGCTCGGCATCGTCTACACCTTCACGTCCACCAAGCAGCTGGTCGACGTGGTCGGCCCGGCGTGGGCGAAGCAGATCCTGTTCAGCGGCGAGATCGTGGACGCGGCCACCGCGCTGCGGGTCGGCCTGGTCAACGAGGTGCACCCGGCGGACGCGCTGGAGGGACGGGTCAAGCAGCTGGCCGACACGATCGCGGCCCGTGCGCAGGTCAGCGTGCGTGGCGCCAAGCAGATCGTGAACCGGATCACCGGCGGGCAGCACGACGAGGACGACGCGGCGCGGGCGCTGTGCATCGACGCGGCGCACAGCCCGGAGTACGCGGAGGGCGTGTCGGCGTTCCTGGAGAAGCGCGAGCCCAGGTTCTAG
- a CDS encoding DUF4235 domain-containing protein yields the protein MNKLLYRPLGMLFGVLGGLAASALFGQVWKLITGTKEAPSATQKDRGWGEVLLAATVQGAIFGVVKAAIDRGGATGYDRLTGKWPGDTDKYDGD from the coding sequence ATGAACAAGCTGCTCTACCGGCCGCTCGGAATGCTGTTCGGCGTGCTCGGCGGTCTCGCCGCCAGCGCGTTGTTCGGGCAGGTGTGGAAGCTGATCACCGGCACCAAGGAGGCGCCGTCCGCGACCCAGAAGGACCGCGGCTGGGGCGAGGTGCTGCTGGCGGCGACCGTCCAGGGCGCGATCTTCGGCGTGGTCAAGGCCGCGATCGACCGTGGCGGCGCCACCGGCTACGACCGGCTCACCGGCAAGTGGCCGGGTGACACCGACAAGTACGACGGCGACTGA
- a CDS encoding HEAT repeat domain-containing protein: MWDQLEHAYGPATDVPDLLAQVRDPVLAPAAIGELNANVYHDGDAVHSAAPALLPALLDLAEDPTVTVRPAIVETVGDLAHAARTAEPADVDEAWPDAWTAAVPRLLGLLADPDVEVRRVVTFPLAQAIGHHVWPSLRDRLAVEPDQAARLGLVVATGHHADPAALDWLTGLLADPAVRLAAAVGLRRLGVTTDVRSLLDGFTDVEVWADTWCVGSPRPSAVVWWLNRELGDDRATRRALVARLLEHPNADIRAGALWSSAQLLDDELLPLIADRLPDDEPENRRLAAHLLASARAPFADDLALAARDVYLPAADAALSALALLGDERAVEPLRQRLSGPRLGLPVRPQRRPWSPTPLEDVLIAMRDHADALLPAVRARLDNASTDQAEGAAFRRVIQAWQAQPGK; this comes from the coding sequence GTGTGGGATCAGCTTGAGCACGCCTACGGGCCCGCGACCGATGTGCCCGACCTCTTGGCCCAGGTGCGCGACCCGGTCCTCGCGCCGGCCGCGATCGGCGAGCTGAACGCCAACGTCTACCACGACGGTGACGCCGTCCACTCCGCCGCGCCCGCCCTCCTGCCGGCCCTCCTCGACCTGGCCGAGGACCCGACCGTCACCGTCCGGCCCGCCATCGTGGAGACCGTGGGCGACCTCGCGCACGCCGCCCGCACCGCCGAGCCGGCGGACGTGGACGAAGCCTGGCCCGACGCGTGGACGGCGGCCGTTCCGCGCCTGCTCGGGCTCCTCGCCGACCCGGACGTGGAGGTCCGGCGAGTGGTGACCTTCCCGTTGGCGCAAGCCATCGGGCACCACGTCTGGCCGAGCCTGCGCGACCGCTTGGCCGTCGAACCCGATCAGGCGGCCCGCCTCGGCCTGGTCGTGGCGACCGGCCACCACGCGGACCCGGCCGCGCTCGACTGGCTCACCGGGCTCCTCGCCGATCCGGCGGTCCGCCTCGCGGCGGCGGTGGGGTTGCGGCGGCTGGGTGTCACGACGGACGTCCGTTCCCTGCTCGACGGCTTCACCGACGTGGAGGTGTGGGCCGACACGTGGTGCGTCGGCAGCCCGCGCCCGTCCGCCGTCGTGTGGTGGCTGAACCGGGAACTCGGCGACGACCGGGCCACCAGACGGGCGTTGGTGGCGCGACTGCTGGAGCACCCGAACGCGGACATCCGGGCCGGCGCGCTGTGGTCGTCCGCCCAGTTGCTCGACGACGAGCTGCTGCCGCTGATCGCCGACCGCCTCCCCGACGACGAGCCGGAGAACCGCCGTCTGGCCGCGCACCTGCTGGCGTCCGCCCGAGCGCCGTTCGCCGACGATCTGGCCCTCGCCGCTCGGGACGTCTACCTGCCCGCCGCCGACGCGGCCCTGTCCGCCCTGGCCCTCCTCGGCGATGAACGCGCCGTGGAACCGTTGCGGCAACGCCTGTCCGGCCCACGCCTGGGCCTGCCCGTGCGGCCACAACGCCGCCCGTGGTCGCCCACGCCGTTGGAGGACGTCCTCATCGCGATGCGCGACCACGCCGACGCCCTGCTCCCGGCAGTGCGGGCGAGGCTCGACAACGCGAGCACAGATCAGGCGGAGGGTGCGGCATTCCGCAGGGTTATCCAGGCGTGGCAGGCACAACCGGGCAAATGA
- the srmL gene encoding PheS-related mystery ligase SrmL, with product MPRDLSDPTYGPHAMQLLVDRITAALPGEPRVLRDRPEVSIDDNYTALGYPPDAITRDARYTRYTSENRMLRSHTTAMVPPALRLLGADDGWEDVTLACVGMVYRRDAVDRVHSGTPHQLDVWRISHHRADLDELIDTVITAAVPGLRYRTTPATHPYTSAGRQVDVLVDGEWLEVAECGLAARHVLRRAWLPDDVHGLALGVGLDRLLMLRKGIPDIRLLSSDDPRVSAQMLDLTPYRPVSKHPPITRDISVAVNPDADAETIGDVVRAVIGDLVEEVVVVSETPVRDLPAAAVGRLGARPEQKNVLLRLVLRDLTRTLTDDEANAARDAAYAAVHEGDQPLVSLR from the coding sequence ATGCCTCGTGACCTCAGCGACCCCACCTACGGGCCGCACGCCATGCAACTCCTGGTCGACCGGATCACCGCCGCCCTGCCGGGTGAGCCGCGCGTGCTGCGCGACCGCCCCGAAGTGTCGATCGACGACAACTACACCGCGCTGGGCTACCCGCCCGACGCCATCACCAGAGACGCCCGCTACACGCGCTACACCAGCGAAAACCGGATGCTGCGCAGTCACACGACCGCGATGGTGCCGCCCGCGCTCCGACTGCTCGGCGCCGACGACGGCTGGGAGGACGTCACGCTGGCGTGCGTCGGCATGGTGTACCGCCGTGACGCCGTCGACCGGGTGCACTCGGGCACGCCGCACCAGCTCGACGTGTGGCGGATCTCCCACCACCGGGCCGACCTGGACGAGTTGATCGACACCGTGATCACCGCCGCAGTGCCCGGCCTGCGCTACCGCACCACCCCCGCCACTCACCCGTACACGTCGGCCGGCCGTCAGGTGGACGTGCTGGTGGACGGCGAGTGGCTGGAGGTCGCCGAGTGCGGTCTCGCCGCCCGGCACGTGCTGCGCCGGGCATGGCTGCCGGACGACGTGCACGGCCTAGCCCTGGGCGTTGGCCTGGACCGACTCCTGATGCTGCGCAAGGGCATCCCGGACATCCGCCTGCTGTCCTCCGACGACCCGCGCGTGTCCGCCCAGATGCTCGACCTGACGCCGTACCGGCCGGTGTCCAAGCACCCGCCGATCACCCGGGACATCTCGGTGGCGGTCAATCCGGACGCCGACGCCGAGACGATCGGTGACGTCGTGCGGGCCGTGATCGGCGACCTGGTGGAGGAGGTCGTGGTGGTGAGCGAGACACCGGTGCGCGACCTGCCGGCGGCGGCCGTGGGGCGGCTCGGCGCGCGGCCGGAGCAGAAGAACGTGCTGCTTCGCCTGGTCCTCCGCGACCTGACCCGGACGCTCACGGACGACGAGGCCAACGCCGCCCGTGACGCCGCCTACGCGGCCGTGCACGAAGGCGATCAGCCCCTGGTCTCGTTGAGGTAG
- the trxA gene encoding thioredoxin, with the protein MATVELTAENFDEVVGGSEMVLVDFWASWCGPCVQFAPTYEKSAQKHTDIVFGKVDTEAEQQLAAAFQIRSIPTLMIVRDGVVLYAQPGALPEAALEDLIEQARKVDMEDVRKQVAEQASEQQA; encoded by the coding sequence ATGGCCACCGTGGAGCTGACTGCGGAGAACTTCGACGAGGTTGTCGGCGGCTCCGAGATGGTCCTGGTCGACTTCTGGGCGAGCTGGTGCGGACCATGCGTCCAGTTCGCGCCGACCTATGAGAAGTCCGCCCAGAAGCACACCGACATCGTGTTCGGCAAGGTCGACACCGAGGCGGAGCAGCAGCTGGCCGCCGCGTTCCAGATCCGCTCGATCCCGACCCTGATGATCGTGCGCGACGGCGTCGTCCTCTACGCCCAGCCCGGGGCACTGCCGGAAGCCGCGTTGGAGGACCTGATCGAGCAGGCCCGCAAGGTGGACATGGAAGACGTGCGCAAGCAGGTCGCCGAACAGGCCTCCGAGCAGCAGGCCTGA
- a CDS encoding DUF3618 domain-containing protein: MSGKDLPNDPDALRADVERTRRDLGDTVEALVHKADVPGRVKEKTHEGVEQVKETATRANAAVSAAAGKTTAAVSHAAEEVGHKAAHAVESLPPPVQQRVEQGVQQVRRHPGAVAAVAAAVLMLLWRMMRRGRTV, encoded by the coding sequence ATGAGCGGCAAGGACCTCCCCAACGACCCGGACGCGTTGCGCGCCGATGTCGAACGGACCCGACGCGACCTGGGTGACACCGTCGAAGCGCTGGTGCACAAGGCAGATGTGCCCGGACGCGTCAAGGAGAAGACGCACGAGGGAGTGGAACAGGTGAAGGAGACCGCTACCAGGGCCAATGCGGCCGTGTCGGCCGCGGCGGGCAAGACGACCGCCGCCGTCAGCCACGCCGCGGAGGAGGTGGGCCACAAGGCCGCGCACGCGGTCGAGTCGCTGCCGCCTCCCGTGCAGCAGCGGGTCGAACAGGGCGTGCAGCAGGTCCGGCGGCACCCCGGCGCGGTCGCGGCGGTCGCGGCGGCGGTCCTGATGCTGCTGTGGCGGATGATGCGGCGGGGGCGGACGGTATGA
- a CDS encoding phage holin family protein → MSHVATTHTDDGVTSRVSERVTAREPSTAELVSRLSEQMTRLARDEIRLAVAEMRTKGKRVGAGAGLLGGAGVLAWFGLMTVIAGVVLLLATVMPAWIAAFIVAVAVFVIAGVLALIGRKQIDRGTPAVPEEAIAGVKQDIATVSERAHR, encoded by the coding sequence ATGAGTCACGTCGCCACCACCCACACCGACGACGGCGTCACCAGCCGCGTCAGCGAGCGCGTCACCGCGCGGGAACCGTCCACCGCCGAACTGGTGAGCCGGCTCTCGGAGCAGATGACGCGGCTGGCCCGGGACGAGATCCGGTTGGCGGTGGCCGAGATGCGCACGAAGGGCAAGCGCGTCGGCGCCGGCGCCGGGTTGCTCGGCGGCGCGGGCGTGCTGGCCTGGTTCGGCCTGATGACGGTGATCGCGGGCGTGGTGCTGCTGCTGGCGACCGTCATGCCGGCGTGGATCGCGGCGTTCATCGTCGCGGTGGCCGTGTTCGTCATCGCGGGCGTGCTCGCGCTGATCGGCCGCAAGCAGATCGACCGCGGCACCCCGGCGGTGCCGGAAGAGGCCATCGCGGGCGTCAAGCAGGACATCGCCACCGTGAGCGAGAGGGCACACCGATGA
- the cobM gene encoding precorrin-4 C(11)-methyltransferase, whose translation MTVHFIGAGPGAADLLTLRAARLIAESPVCLYAGALVPVEVLEHCPPDVRLVDTANLDLDRIITELAAAHAAGQQVARLHSGDPSVFSAMAEQMRRLDALGIPYDVTPGVPAFAAAAASLNRELTVPGVGQTVILTRTSARATPMPPGEDLATLGASGATLVLHLAVQRIEEVVADLLPNYGSECPVAVVARASRDDELVLRGTLADIADQVRAAGVKRTAIIVVGEVLAAEGFPDSHLYSTARCRS comes from the coding sequence GTGACCGTCCACTTCATCGGCGCCGGGCCGGGCGCGGCCGACCTGCTCACCCTGCGGGCGGCGCGGCTCATCGCCGAGTCACCGGTGTGCCTGTACGCGGGCGCGTTGGTGCCGGTGGAAGTCCTCGAGCACTGCCCGCCGGACGTCCGTCTGGTGGACACGGCGAACCTGGACCTGGACCGGATCATCACCGAACTCGCCGCCGCGCACGCCGCCGGGCAGCAGGTGGCGCGGCTGCACTCGGGCGACCCGTCGGTGTTCAGCGCGATGGCCGAGCAGATGCGCCGCCTGGACGCGCTGGGCATCCCGTACGACGTGACGCCGGGGGTGCCCGCCTTCGCCGCCGCCGCCGCGTCGCTGAACCGCGAGCTGACCGTGCCGGGCGTCGGGCAGACCGTGATCCTGACCCGCACGTCGGCCCGCGCCACGCCCATGCCGCCGGGGGAGGACCTGGCGACTCTCGGCGCGTCCGGGGCCACACTCGTGCTGCACCTGGCCGTGCAGCGGATCGAGGAGGTGGTGGCGGACCTGCTGCCGAACTACGGCTCCGAGTGCCCGGTCGCGGTGGTCGCGCGGGCCAGCCGTGACGACGAGTTGGTGCTGCGCGGGACGCTCGCGGACATCGCCGACCAGGTGCGGGCGGCGGGCGTGAAGCGGACCGCGATCATCGTGGTGGGCGAGGTCCTGGCGGCCGAGGGCTTCCCGGACAGCCACCTCTACTCGACCGCCCGCTGCCGGTCGTGA
- a CDS encoding pyridoxamine 5'-phosphate oxidase family protein, with translation MLSTKGEDFRAFWTERHLCTLTTIRPDGTPHVVPVGVTLDVDTATARVISSRGSHKVRQILAAGAAPAAVCQVDGRRWSTLEGVAVVRQEPEAVEDAVRRYAARYRQPRVNPERVVIEIAITRVLGTV, from the coding sequence ATGTTGTCGACCAAGGGCGAGGACTTCCGCGCGTTCTGGACCGAGCGCCACCTGTGCACGCTGACCACGATCCGGCCGGACGGCACGCCGCACGTCGTGCCGGTGGGCGTCACGCTGGACGTCGACACCGCCACCGCCCGGGTGATCAGCTCGCGCGGCTCGCACAAGGTCCGCCAGATCCTCGCCGCCGGCGCCGCTCCCGCCGCCGTGTGCCAAGTGGACGGACGCCGGTGGTCGACGTTGGAGGGTGTGGCCGTGGTGCGGCAGGAGCCGGAGGCCGTGGAGGACGCCGTGCGCCGTTACGCCGCCCGCTACCGCCAGCCCCGCGTCAACCCGGAGCGCGTGGTGATCGAGATCGCGATCACCCGCGTGCTGGGGACGGTCTGA